TCAAACAATGAAATCCAAGTATTTCGCCTTTGGCGCATTTCTCGTTTTTGCGCTGGTGGTCATTGGCGGATGCGGCGGGAGCAAGAACAACTCGCTGGCGCCGTTCCAGCCCCAGATATCCAACGCTCCCGACAACTTCCAGCTGCAGGCCACGGGGGTCAACAACGTGACCTCCACCCTGAATTACACCTGGCAGAACACCGGTACTTCGGCCAACGTGAACCAGTCCTGCGTCATTTCCGCAGGGTCGGCCACTTTGGTGATTCTGGACAACAACGGCACGCAGGTTTACAGCGGCAATTTGGCCTCCAACGGCACCTTTGCCACCTCCACCGGCGTAACCGGCAACTGGACCATCCGGGTCACCCTGACCAACCAGAGCGGCGATTTGAACTTCCGCGCGCAAAAGCCGTAACTTCAAATACCTCGCAATAAAACAAAAGGCGGGTTGCCACCCGCCTTTTTTCTTGACCCCTCGTTTTAGTTGGTTATCTTTCGGCCATTAGAAACAGCTTTTCAAGCGGCGGACGGAGGGAGGTTGCGCCGCAAGCGTTGTCTTGTGTCAAAAAACGGGCAGGCGCAAGACCTGCCCCTACAAAAACAAAAAAATCAAAACGTGGGAGTGAACCTGAAGGTTCACCCGGGGCGAATCTAAAGAGCCGCCCCTGCGAATGCGAAAGGCAAAGGCGGGCGGCCACGGGGAGCCGCCCCTACGAAAACACCCCCTCCGGCCCTGCGGGCCTCGTCCCCCTTGGCAAGGGGGACAAAAAAAGGTTGAAAACGGGCGTTCGAGATTAGAAATGGAAATACCAAACCAAAAGGAGGAGCGATGAGACGGTTGCAGATTTTGCTGGCGGGCGGCATCCTCTTGCTGTTTGCCGCCGTATTCGGGCAGGTGAGCTTGTTTCCCGGAGTCCGGCTGCAGGGGGTGCTGAAAGATGCCGGCGGAAATCCGGTCAACGGCGGCGTCACCGTGCAGGTCCATATTTACACCGCGCCGACGGGGGGGACGCCGCTCTACACGGAAACGTTCAGCCGGACTTTGAGCGCCGGGATTCTGGACGTCATCTTGGGCGTGGGGCAGGGGACGGCGACGGGGGATTTGCAGGCGGCTTTGGCGGCGACGCAAACCGAGCCGGAGCGCTGGCTGGGAATCGTGGTGAACAGCGACCCGGAGCTTTCGCCCCGGGCGATGCTCAATTCCACCCCGCATTCCTTCCGGGTCGGCACGGTGGACGGGGCGAGGGGAGGGACGATAACCGGCGATGTAAACGTGGCGGGCGCAATGAACGCCAAAAATATGGTTTTGGTAAGCCCCGGCCCCATTCAAACGCCGCTTTCGATTCAGGGTTCTTCCGGGCAGACGGCGAATTTGGTGGAGATAAAAAACAGCGACGGGTTGGGGCTGGCCTCTTTTGGCGCCACCGGCCAGTTGCAAGTGTCCGGTGTTTTGGCCAATGACGAGCTCATCGTCCTCGACGATGGTGTGGGCACCAATCCCACCGTGAAGATTCAAGGTTCCACCGGGCAGACGGCGAATCTGGTGGAGGTTTTGGATCCGAGCTCCGTGCCTTTGCTCACCGTTGGCGCCGGCGGCGCAATGAACGCCAAAAATATGGTGCTGAAAACCCCCGGCCCCTCCCAAACGCCGCTTATAATTGAAGGGGCGATGGGACAGACCGGCAATTTGACGGAGTGGCGGCTGCCAATCGCCGGGGGCGGCTATTCCACGCCGATGAAGATAGGGCCGAGCGGAGACGTCACCACAGGGCCTCTGCAGGTGGACGGGTCTGTTACCTTGAATCTTACCAAGGTGACGCAGACGGACTGCGGCCTTACTTTGGATAAGTTTCAGAGCATTATAATCGTGGACTACGCCGCGGTGGCTCCGGACACCGTCTGCACCATAAATCTGCCGACGGCCGCCGGCATCAAGGGACGGACCTACACCATCAAGCGCGCCTTTTACACAGCCACCCCACAAGTTGTGATTGACCCGTACCTCGACGAGAAAATTGACTACGGTTCGCTGCGGTATCTCTTCACTCCGGGCAACTACGTAACCATCGTTTCCGACGGCGCGAACTGGCACGAGATTGCATTTGGAAACAGTCCCTGACGATTGAAAAACGTTAAGCTGTTCGTTGAAAAAAACGGGGGACACGAGGCCCTTTCCGGATTTTCCCGACCCTCAAAGACGGAAGCAGGAACGGAAACCGGTGTCCCCTTTAAAATACAGGGATTAGGGATTAGTGAAGAGGGATTAGTCCCCGCACCATCACTTCGCGCTCGCATTGGGGATGTTTCTATAGGGTTTGCAATAAATAGCCACTTTTTTATTGACCCTCTTTTTCGGTTCATTATCTTTCTGCCATTAGAAACAGCTTTTCGAGCGGCGAATAAGCAGGGAGGGATTGTTTTGCCGGGAAAGGGTGAATTGTGTCTAAAAACGGGCAGGCACAAGACCTGCCCCTACGAAAACAAAACAATCAAAACGTGGGAGTGAACCTGAAGGTTCACCCCTACAAAAAGCGCCAAGGATGAAGATGAAGGCCCACCCCTACGGAGACCCCGAAGGTGGAGCGAACCCCGACGGTGAAGCGAATCCGGAGGTTCAGCGCAACGGAGACCCCGAAAGCGAAGTTGAAGGTTTTCCCCCACGTTACAAGACATCCGTAAAAACATAACTATATTTGCATTTAACGGCCGGGAGATCGAATAAAACCGCCGTGCCTTCCAAACGGCGAAAAAATTCGCTGCGGTTGCCGCGGCTCAATTATGCCGCCCCCCACGCCTACTCGCTCACCCTCTGCACCCACGAACGCCGGGAAGTTTTTAAGAGCGCGCAGACGGCCGAAACGGTTCTTTCGATCCTGCGTGAATGCGCGGATGAATTTCGCTACGACCTTTTGGCGTATTGCCTGATGCCCGACCATCTGCACCTTTTGATTTCACCCCAGGATTCCGGGGTGACGGTTTCGGAATTCGTCCGCCATCTCAAAAGCCGCAGCGCTTTTCGGTTCAAATCCGCCACCCACGAAAAATTGTGGCAACGGGGATTCTACGACCACGCGGTGCGGAAATCGGAAGATTTACAGAAGGTGGCCGATTACATTTTTCACAACCCTGTTCGCAAGGGGTTGGTGGAAACGGCAGAGGCGTATCCCTATGCCGGCCCAAAAGCGTAGGGGCGAATCTTTAGATTCGCCCGGGTGAACCTGAAGGTTCACCCCTACAAAAAGCGCCAAGGGTGAAGATGAAGGCCCACCCCTACGGAAAAACAGGGGCATTAGATTTTGGCCCATTTTCCGTACGGCAGAATGATTTCCTCCCTCGGTCTGCAAACCCACAGGGCCAAGGCCAGGGCGAAGAAGAAATCGGCCTGGCGGTTGTCGTTTTCCCAAGTCAAGGATTCCAATTCCGATTTCAACGTCCAGAGATTGTCGGCGTCCTCCCATTGTTCGAGATGGGGATAGGCGAGTTCGCGCTTTTCGTGGGCGCGCTTGAAATTCATAAGCAGGGCGTTTTTCGTTTTTTGGGTGAATTTGAACCCCTCCGGCTTGATGTCTTTCAGTTCGTCCAGCACCACGTCCCCCAGTCCCGTCGCGTCGAGTATCAAGGGACCGGGGTAGTCCCGTTTTTTCTGCCGAATCGTTTGAAAAACCTGCTCCCAGCTTTTGTGGCGGAAGCGAACCCAGTCCACGAGCTGGCATGGTTTTTCGGTTACGTCCAAAATCGCCCCGGTTGTGAAACTGATTTTGCGCCCCAAGTCCCAGCCGGCGGCGTATTTTCGTCCCTCGACGGGCGGGGAGAGGCCCTTGGAGGCGGCGAGGGCTTCCTCGATTTCCAAATTTGAAAGCAAACTCTCCTCGTCTTCGACAAATTCGCCATAAACATTCTGGCGAATCAGGAGTTCGGGGGAGTTCTGCATCCATTTTTTCAAAAAGTGTTGGTTTATGTAGCGGTTTTCGCGGGAGTCGCCCTGTTGCACGTAACCCCAGTAGGGATTTCTTTTTAATTTTTGGGCGCGGCGGTAAAACCAGTTTTTGCCTTTCGGGGTTGAGGTGAAATCCAGCATGCCGCCGCGGTC
The nucleotide sequence above comes from Verrucomicrobiia bacterium. Encoded proteins:
- a CDS encoding transposase, translated to MPRLNYAAPHAYSLTLCTHERREVFKSAQTAETVLSILRECADEFRYDLLAYCLMPDHLHLLISPQDSGVTVSEFVRHLKSRSAFRFKSATHEKLWQRGFYDHAVRKSEDLQKVADYIFHNPVRKGLVETAEAYPYAGPKA
- a CDS encoding terminase family protein produces the protein MNGDSPPKIQKDPYWQKAKYDPRFFACTYLQTGLHRGQALWLKRSEQNENLLHAGNRWGKGEVQAVKFLHRAVFQPVHLGPFRWACRRAGSKFEYRLVNVSITQNQAELVFRKILRRIRGNRFLESLVAEQKRTPFPLLRFENGSEISARTTQRKGEYLLGEGYDFINFDEAAFDPAGEYVADKVLALRLADRGGMLDFTSTPKGKNWFYRRAQKLKRNPYWGYVQQGDSRENRYINQHFLKKWMQNSPELLIRQNVYGEFVEDEESLLSNLEIEEALAASKGLSPPVEGRKYAAGWDLGRKISFTTGAILDVTEKPCQLVDWVRFRHKSWEQVFQTIRQKKRDYPGPLILDATGLGDVVLDELKDIKPEGFKFTQKTKNALLMNFKRAHEKRELAYPHLEQWEDADNLWTLKSELESLTWENDNRQADFFFALALALWVCRPREEIILPYGKWAKI